In the genome of Lactuca sativa cultivar Salinas chromosome 3, Lsat_Salinas_v11, whole genome shotgun sequence, the window ttgcagttgcgtgagctgaggcaggctcctgtgcagtcgcagccggcgccgaaacggtccaagaccgttgatgttagagtgggggatctgagcaaccacacttgtgggaagtatgggaggggtcacaccggagtttgtaggtccagtggtgcatgccgcaagtgcggaaaggaggggcactatgcgagggagtgtcggcagtcagcgccggttcgagatttgaggatttgttatcattgtcatcagattggacatttgagggtcaactgtccacagcttgctgcgggaccggtgcaggctccagcaccggccactttaagGATCactggtggaggtcagggtggagcgaagcccccaagggctcagggtcgtgcttatcaggttgcggcagaggaggtcagagtagtgccggatgcagttgcgggtatgtttctttcttgatatcttgctATCTTGTGaatattgtggtgtattgtttatgtgttggtattttgtttggttttcgatgtggtattcgtcattttgcgggttgtggttttggttatgggttattgttttggaaatttcgttggttatcatccatgagaGTTATTAGTGGAAACCCGGCATTGGGTTGCAGGCCGGGTAGCATCtactttctgaggagtggttagatgcagattgagtttTCTTTCGAGCAAGTTGGTCGGTGTTGATGTGATATcttgttaaggttgtttatgcttgtgggaagcagtccgcgtgtaagtgttttctttgtgcagAGTTGTTCTGAGAGGTCGGTGATGACGACCGATCGTTGTTAAtcagtgctacaagtgggggagaattggagaattctccaggagatcgatgagtatttgaggtgCTTAGCTGCTGGGATTCAACAattgttctgtcagcccagagtataggctgataggagtaagtatcgggcatgcggggcgggatacagacctagggcatttgattgtggagggcctgggagcaggccgggatcgagtatgtatgatggagttagagttcggaacccctagagggctagaacggtatgcatgggaggatttccggggGGAATAGCTCGGAAagttgaatgctagttgagcggtccggatagactgaaggccggtaggcgtaccagtcaggccgaaggctcggagaacggtccagccaaactgaaggcactgagagcggtccagattggctgaaggttctaagaatggtccagatgggctgaaggcctggtgaggtggtctagtcatgctgaagactctgcaggtattgttggatcagattgaggatatggattatgtatgttgcagtgtgattgcattagaaggtctggccccgggtagtgatcttgattagtggacatagtgcatgggcttgagaatccctgcgatgagagtcagagtatgtgtgttggatggatagcggatatgCTAacaagggtggtgtagcgttgggtgaGCACCATGTCACTCGTCGGAGTGACAATGTGgtcaagtggattccttggtaaggataagagagaggtgtgtaacttcGCGaaggagtgtaagttcacggaagtgaaagcggcagagcagagttatgaatagagtaattcgagtatggttattgagcagcgtgtttgcggcagtggaataaaagctcatccggtttgggatgtctgctgagatcGCAGAGGGAATTCCGCAAATGTAGAGCCAAaagactcggaagggatgcagggagagagtcttgggctctcagtgtgattctgatcagggtattggatatgtattagtggttcatcctgggggatgttggaggatatcatcagtgtatcgggttttcccaacctgagggtgctggagcaagtttagcatgtgtatgtgattgcaagaggagaactcgttggagttgctctgagattgagaatgggtctttccgtcatcacggaatggatagagtgggattcggatcggggatccgatggttcatggctttatagcccttatgggtcgagtgattgttgagatttggggcagtgatgcttcatgggtaattctcggttattgagtgtgattatcagagggtacagccggtgcccggctcgagacggtggttaggacaccgtaaggaaagggaaagtgtgtttgagtttcaatgggtatgccttgagggacttggcccggttaaggccaggtggcgcgttgtgggagtatctttgggattgaattgctgtaggcttcgaggacgaagcctaatttaagtgggggagaattgtaacatcccgaaatatcaagagtagagttgaagggctaaaagagtatattgggaaagagtgactcggcgagtccatggatggacccagcgagtagagtcgcgatttggtcgtgtattaagtagccgactcggcgagtcaatgagatggacttggcgagtaggcgctgagtggaggaaaccctaattctcggggttgagccctatataaagaacaatatgtttccttcccagcccctttatcacccccttgagtcctataaaccctaatttcgtggagaaaccccattgttgagcaaattggagcttggagaggtggttgttgaagagatcttagagaagaagaggcttggagcaaggggctttgcttggaattgagtttcattgcagttggggcgttcttttgaggtaatatctcgtttttgagctgctatttcctagatgcatcattttgggggtattagagatcatatctttggatgtattgaagtttagaggttagatctgaggttgctaccttagatctagaatggagaagagttggaatgcatgaaagtccctgtgttgagtgttggatgaagctatcatgtcccaaaccttagccctaatgtgcaaaatgcatggatctctttggattcacgtaaagtttgccactttacgtgatggatgagttgtaggaggctagatctatgttttggatcaattgcatggcctggaatgcttctgtatggattcagaccgatggtactcggcgagtcacatgggtggactcgacgagttgcttgaagatgagctggaactcgacgagttggaagaacaactcggcgagttggatgaagttggcctggaactcggcgagttgtatgaacaactcggcgagtaggttgaagatagccttagactcggcgagtctgttcttggactcggcgagtcttgtcgaagagtcccaatattttctggttgagtcaagaatcggcgagtcaagggatgactcggtgagttgtgggcgagtggactcagagttgttggactcgacgagtctcagggtgactcggcgagttaggtcgcagatTGAGGGAATTTCtgtgtatggggactcggcgagtcatcgggttgactcgacgagtagagtcagtcaggggttgactttgaccttgtccataggttgaccagttgtcttccaggggtattttggtaattaaaggtatttattgagttgagtaTTTTGGTGTTCAgcggaggagttcgtgtcggagtttggagcagcgggatcttatcctttcagccgatagattcgaggtgagttatcctcactatatcatcagggtctaaggcaccaaggccggtccttatcggattgagatccgggtagttgttgttatgttactgctttgatatgtttgcatcctgagagctaggatggtatatgttagagaactgattgagatcggtatccggagagatagggtgatgttatgctagtgacctgttaggtcggtatcctggttaggatgatgatatgttttgTGACCTGTTTGATctacttgttgactgtgaattgctatatgattgtatgtatatgtgcacatggttgtttggactggagttgggttgaggcgggtcctgctttgtgctgtaggccaagatacccagggcggaccggttgttccgaaggcccagcgagcggtccggataggctgtaggccccaagagggcggaccagacgtgccgaggctcggagagtggaccaggctgactgaaggcccggtgtgggcggaccagtcatactatagacacagagagtggaccaggtggattgaaggcccggtgcgggcggaccaaccacattgcagactcgatgtatgtggttagacttagagggtggaccaggtggactgttggccggtgcgacgaaccagtcccacagtagacccgaagtgcatggctattctgtgatcagatatgttgtggcatgttatgcgtgtatggtatagtggttggtattttgggggtatctcactaagctttcgggcttacagttgtggttttatgtttttcaagttcttcaggagaccgtggcaaggtgaaggcatgatcgtaccgctcctcatgattttgtagtaatgtgattctgggaatacgttaaatgttttgtattgaaaacctttttgtaaagatttattggaatcgagttgtttttgaaaaaaatttaaaattggttgtatttttcggtcgttacaaccTTCAAGAAGTTTTTCAATATTTTGCAAGAAATGAGTGTTTTCTCAAGTGGAGGCTTCTATAACAACATTACAAGAAGAATTTTGGTCCCTTTAAATGTCCttttaggaatggacttgacatTTTTTGTGTTATCTAAAAAACATGTCATTAGTCGGTTATGTTTATGAACATAtattttatgcatgtttgtgttgtttattatataaaattattatctgtggttgataaattagttttttttttcacatgctaaaataatttagaacaaaataaacatcacatggagtttgtttttcaaaatttatattttgaaCTAAGAAGTAGCAAGTTAttgttttaaattaaataaaatctgGTTTTATAAAAACGTTAATGGCTGCAAATTTTAAAATACTcaattatatgttttaaaatggtgatttttgtgacttatacaaacaccaaatatatatatatatatatatatatatatatatatatatatatatatatatatatatatataagcaataAAAGcaagttttattaaagatataaaaggttcaaatgTGCTTAAACTCAAGAAACTCAATGGAATTCATAACTATCTcaattttttccttttttctttttattgtctGAATATTCAGGAGCTAAGACCATTCCAATGCCCCCTTTCGCCATGCATAAACTAAACCAACAATTAAGATAAGCACGAAAATTAAAGCTTCTACAAATACAGATACACCTAATACATCAAAACTCATTGCCCATGGATAAAGAAAAACCGTTTCaacatcaaaaacaacaaaaactagAGCAAACATATAATAGCGGATTCTAAATTGTAACCAAGCGTCGCCTATTGGTTCTATACCCGATTCATAACTAGAAAGTTTCTCCGGTCCTTTGCTAATCGGAGCTAAAAATCCCGAAATGAAAAATACCAAAATAGGAATAAGACTTGATATGATTAGAAATGCCCAAAAAATATCATATTCATAAAGCAGAAACATAGATGCACTCCTATGAACGTGGAAAATATACCGGATTAGTCAATTCGACTTGAATTTTTTAAGTCGTTCATAACTGTTTGCTTTTGGTCGAACCATTTAGTGGGCTGGGCGTGTTTCCTTTCAAGATTCATAGATTAGAATCCTATTTTTATTACATATCTTTAGatatcttttgattttttttttttagttatagTTAAAACTAACTATTGCTCTTATCCAAATTCTCTTGTTTTCATATCAATCTTACCGAGTATTCTCTCTAAAGAAAAGGGATTCTAAATAtaattctcatttttttttatgaatatgtccATTTGTCTCTTTTTATTAGTGGTTTATAATAGAACAAGTAGTCAGATGTAAGAGAATGTCTAGGAATTTTCATCTCAAGATTTAGAATATATGGGTCTTATTATATTCCTTTTATTAGAATCCAATCCCGATGGAGGATTTTCTATTCATTGAATATCGAAAGAGAAGACTAGGTCTAAGTAAGGTATACGAAGGAAAGCCTATTTTACGTTTTAGCAAAGATATTCGCTTTTCAAACTTTATATTGTGCACAAATAGCGCGCAATACCGTAAATTACTATTAGATTTGATTGGGGTTGGGTTAGGTTGGAGTTTTTAACCAGACTCGTGTCATGATACAAAATTCCATAGAATTGGGTATACCAAACGAAGGGTACTATAATTAACTCGTTGATTTCGGACAGGAAAAGATGAAAATTGCAGATGAATTTTCCTACGAAGAGTACTGAACAAAAGTTGGTTTGTTTATCCACAACTGGAAAAAGATCGATTGGGTCCATtgaaataaaatgtgtttttgctTTTAGTTTGATATTCTACTTTAAACGATCCCCTTGAATGGGCTTATAGTAATGATTGTCTTTTGATAAAGCAATCAGTCAGTTAAAACAATAACGAGgaaattcaaatgaaaaatgatacaattttttttttaatattcatttttattttatagggCTCTAGGGCTATACGGACTCGAACCGTAGACTTTCTCGGTAAAACAGATCAaacttattattatcaaaatgatCTGAACTGTTTCAAAGACCCAACATGCATTTTTTGTGCATTGGGCTCTTTCATTAACTGATATAAATATCAGCTAGTCCgccatttttattttttaccGAAAAATAAAGCGGGTCGGATTCCAGCATTGAATACATCAGCAGATAAGAATATTTGTCCATCAGTAATCGAAATGACATTAGTAGGAATATAAGCCGAAACATCTCCCGATTGGGTTTCCACTATTGGTAAAGCGGTCATACTTCCTTCACCTAAAAGAGAACTTAATTTAGCAGCTCTTTCCAAAAGGCGTGAATGTAAATAAAAAACATCCCCTGGATAAGCTTCGCGCCCAGGCGGTCTTCGTAATAGAAGAGACATTTGGCGATAAGCTTGGGCTTGTTTAGAGGGATCATCATAAATGATTGAAGTGTGTCGTTCACGGTACATAAAATATTCAGCCAGAGCTGCTCCTGTATAAGGAGCGAGGTATTGTAATGTAGCAGGGGAATCCGCCGTTTCGGCTACCACAATGGTATATTCCATCGCGCCCCTTTCCTGGAAATTAGTCACTACCTGAGCCACAGAAGATGCTTTTTGACCAATAGCTACATAAACGCATATTACATTTTTGCCTTGTTGATTTAGAATTGTATCTGTTGCTACTGCTGTTTTACCGGTCTGCCTGTCCCCAATAATTAATTCGCGCTGACCACGTCCTATTGGAATCATTGAATCAATAGCAATAAGCCCTGTTTGAAGAGGCTCATATACAGAACGTCGAGAAATAATCCCTGGAGCGGGCgattcaattaacctatattcaGAAGATGAAATTTCACCTCTACCATCAATAGGTTTAGCCAACGCGTTTATAACACGACCCAAATAGGCCTCACTCACTGGTATCTGAGCAATTCTTCCTGTTGCTTTTACAGAACTCCCTTCTTGTATCAGCAAACCATCACCCATTAATACAACACCAACATTAGTTGATTCCAAATTAAGAGCAATGCCTATTGTACCCTCTTCAAATTCTACTAATTCACCCGCCATTACTTCATCAAGACCATGAATACGAGCAATGCCATCACCTACTTGAAGTACGGTACCGGTATTTACAATCTTTACTTCTCTATTATATTGCTCAATACGTTCACGGATAATATTACTAATTTCGTCGGCTTGAATGGTTACCATGAGTATTTCTTAAttctttttttggaaaaaaaaataaatcaaaaataatgcCTAAAGTAGAAGGACTAATCCGTTATTTCTTTCATCGCCCCCAATATGCCAATATTGGCACTGATAGTACGTAAATGTAACTCGCTGTTTAAACAACTATTTAGAGTTCCTAGAGCTCCTTGTAAGGCTTGTTGGAAAACCCGTTGTTGGACTTGATTACTCGCTTTTTGTTGTTCAAAATTTATAGtttcatttttgtaattttctagTTGTTCCAAAGTCTTATAAGTTGAATCAATCAAATTCAATTTTTCTCGCTCTATCTCAGAGTATCCATTCACGCGAAACTGATCTGCTTCTATTTCTACTTTCCGTAAGCGAGCCCAGGCTTTTTCCAGCTGTTCGATGGCCCCCTCGCGCAATTCTTCTGAATTTCTAATAGTATTCAAGATTCTCTGTTTTCGATTATCTAATAAATCACTTAATGAAAGTAGATTATCTTTCCATTCATTTCAAAAATTCCATGATCCCTTCCTGAACCAAACATGAATCTTTCGATTCATTTGGCTCTCACGCTCAATGTAAATTCCCATATCTTTATTGTTAATGTAATGAGCCTATCCTCTATTCTCTTGTCATATtccaaaatgaaatcaaaatatCAAAAGGAATCACTAATCCAAGACCAAAATATTCGGAGGACTCTTCTGACCAAACAAAAAATATGTAATTGTCAGCAAAgttgtttacttttttttttaatccaagaagtTTTTCTTACTTTATACACAATACCTAGGTCATCGATTCAGCATTGGCTAAAAAAGGGGATAAAATCCCCAATTAAGTAGTTCAAATCATTTTATCGATATGAGTGTTCTATATTGATAAAATCTTTATTTTGAAACCATCTCTATATTAACATTAACATAGTGGTCGAAAGAGTACCATGCTGCGTCTGGACTTCAAACAGTTTAGCTTTAACCATGTGAACGGTCCCACATTATTGGTTGATAGAGAATCAAAGTGGATTTTCCAATAAATTACGAAATGCTATAGTTCTTACATATGATTTCTGAATTTATTCAGAAGTAATTCGCGAGATCATGCACCCTTCTTTATTAGGTATAACTTTCCTAGTTATAAcagaaaaagtacatctggttgGATCCAGCCTATTCTTGAAATAAACAACTCGCACACACTCCCTTTCCAAAAAAGATCAAGACCCCAAGCACTACACTTAGATTTATTAGATTTGTTGCTAAAATATCGGTATTAAACCCGAAACTCCCGGCGGATGGCCAGTGGCCCAAAGAAACGAAAGAATCGGTTACATTTTTCATATGATCTCCTCGTATAGATAGACTAAAAAATCGAACAGAGTTCTTTTTGTATTACTTTGCCCTCTTATATATAAAGGCGTAGCATTGGAACTGCTATGTAGGCTTTTGCTTACCGAGGGTTCGAATCCCTCTCTTTCCTTTCCGTACCTTCACCTAATTCATCGATCTTACTAACCACAATAGATCAAATAGCAATGGATACGACTATTCCAACAGTTAGACCTTTCTTTGATATGGATTCTCTATTCCTAATGGCTGTGGTACAGAAAATACTGTGTAAAGAAAAGAGTAGAGTAGACAAGGAATGAAAATCTCCCTCTCGGTCTATGATACCTAAATGGAATGTTTGTTATGCTTAATATCTTTAGTTTGATCTGCCTTAATTCTGCCCTTTATCCGAGTAGTCTTTTCTTCGCCAAATTGCCCGAAGCCTATGCTTTTTTGAATCCAATCGTAGATGTTATGCCAGTCATACCCATGTTCTTTTTTCTTTTAGCCTTTGTTTGGCAAGCTGCTGTAAGTTTTCGATAAGATCTTGAATACTATCCTAGAAAATTCATGATTTATTCGAGAAAAATTATAACAATTGATAAGATCAAATAAGTCTGGGAGTATGAACCTTCAATTCAAACATTGAAATTCTTGGCTAGCCGCAATAAATTTGGCTCGCCCCATTTCCCGATTCTAATCCTTTTTCCGGCGAAAGACCTTATTAGGTTAGGGTCCCTTAGAATATCTAATTGTGGGTATGAAAGTGATTTGTGATAATCAAAGACTCTTATTACAAATTTAAACTTCAGTTGAATTTCTGAACATTCTTTTCTATTTCTAGAATTCATTTCTTGGTGTCAAAATAGGATATGTGATATAAAAATGGAGGATCTATTATCTTTTCtcgtttttctttttcaaaaaatgatCTTGGAGGTTGTGTAATGCTTACTCTCAAACTTTTCGTTTACACAGTAGTAATATTCTTTGTTTCTCTCTTCATCTTTGGATTCCTATCCAATGATCCAGGACGTAATCCTGGACgtgaagaataaaataaaaatttcctTTTTCTTGCTTGATTTACAATTTTCttaagattttttttatatattcataTTCCATACGTTTAACTAGtaaaaaaatcatttaatttaAAAGGGGTTTGcgaaatttgaaagaaaaaaaatagaaagtcATCAACGGAAACGGAAAGAGAGGGATTCGAACCCTCGGTACGAATAACTCGTACAACGGATTAGCAATCCGTCGCTTTCGTCCACTCAGCCATCTCTCCCAATTGAAAAAGATAATTACTATGTTACATTACACATCAAGTAAGGATTAACGAAAGTATTTCTTTCACATTCTTTATCGTTATTATATAATTAGCAATTCCATTTAGATGCTCGAAAGATCCAAATAGAAAGATAAATAAAGAAGACCTTCTTGCTTTTATTTTGTTCGAAGTGCCTTTTGGGCCTGGCCCGGTCAATACCCAGCCGGGCCTTTTTTTGTTCCAACGAATTccatatatttataggtataggAAACATACTCTAAAAAAGATACCCAATTTGGTATCTGTGTAAGAATTTCCATTGTGGGGTTTACATATACTTATCGTTTTTGTTATAATGGAAATTGAAAGGATTAAGAATCAATTAAGTATGTTTTGTAGTTTCTTATGTCATTAGGCAACCCCAATTTTAGATTCAAATCCAAGAATCATTCAGGAATTCTCAGTCAACGAATAGTTAATGGTTCCCATTTGTCATAAATTTTGGCttttttgaatgaaaatataCATTTGATTTTTCAATAGAAAAGTGAGGGGAAGTTTTTCGACATTTTATGTTTTGAGATACTATACAATCAATCGAAGGGGTGGTCAAACAAAAGGGGAAAAGGGTTTCTTTTAGAATTTTtataaatttagaaaaaaaaggaTGAAATTAAAAAAGGGATGCAAGTACAATAAACTAAAGTTTAGTAATCCAACCCATAAAATTTTATCTTATTATGTATCGTTTTGGCGGCATGGCCGAGTGGTAAGGCGGGGGACTGCAAATCCTTTTTCCCCAGTTCAAATCCGGGTGCCGCCTCATCAACAAACGAATCAAAATTTATTATCTGCTGATATAAATCACCCAAATTTTACCCAACAGATAAGGCGATTGTTGATACTTGGTTGATTCTAAACATCTGTTCTAGGGATTTTGTAAAAGATTGGAAATCTTTCAGCCTCATGAAAACCTTATATTCCCTGAGGAGGTTCTACCCCGTGGAAACGCTCTTTAATGGAACTTTAGCTTTAGCTGGTCGTGACCAAGAAACCACTGGTTTCGCTTGGTGGGCCGGGAATGCCCGGCTTATCAATTTATCTGGTAAATTACTAGGGGCTCATGTAGCCCATGCCGGATTAATCGTATTTTGGGCCGGAGCAATGAATCTATTTGAAGTGGCTCATTTCGTACCAGAGAAGCCTATGTATGAACAAGGATTAATTTTACTTCCCCACCTAGCTACTCTAGGTTGGGGGGTGGGTCCTGGTGGGGAAGTTATAGATACTTTTCCATACTTTGTATCCGGAGTACTTCATTTAATTTCCTCTGCAGTATTGGGCTTTGGCGGTATTTATCATGCACTTTTAGGGCCTGAGACGCTTGAAGAATCTTTTCCATTCTTCGGTTATGTATGGAAAGATAGAAATAAAATGACCACAATTTTAGGTATTCACTTAATCTTGTTAGGTATAGGTGCTTTTCTTCTAGTATTCAAGGCTCTTTATTTTGGGGGCGTATATGATACTTGGGCTCCGGGAGGAGGAGATGTAAGAAAAATAACCAACTTGACGCTTAGCCCAAGTATCATATTTGGTTATTTACTAAAATCGCCCTTTGGGGGAGAAGGATGGATTGTTAGTGTAGACGATTTGGAAGATATAATCGGAGGCCATGTATGGTTAGGTTCCATTTGTATACTTGGTGGAATTTGGCATATCTTAACCAAACCCTTCGCATGGGCTCGACGAGCACTTGTATGGTCTGGAGAGGCTTACTTATCTTATAGTTTAGCGGCTATATCTGTCTTTGGTTTCATTGCTTGTTGTTTTGTCTGGTTCAATAATACCGCTTATCCTAGTGAGTTTTACGGACCCACTGGACCAGAAGCTTCTCAAGCTCAAGCATTTACTTTTCTAGTTAGAGACCAACGTCTTGGAGCTAACGTTGGATCTGCTCAAGGTCCTACCGGTTTAGGTAAATATTTAATGCGTTCCCCGACTGGAGAAGTCATTTTTGGAGGAGAAACTATGCGTTTTTGGGATCTGCGTGCTCCTTGGTTAGAACCCCTAAGGGGTCCAAATGGGTTGGACTTAAGTCGGCTGAAAAAAGACATACAACCTTGGCAAGAACGTCGTTCCACAGAATATATGACCCATGCTCCTTTAGGTTCTTTAAATTCCATGGGTGGCGTAGCTACCGAGATCAATGCAGTCAATTATGTCTCTCCTAGAAGTTGGTTAGCTACTTCTCATTTTGTTCTAGGATTCTTCTTCTTCGTAGGGCATTTGTGGCACGCAGGAAGAGCTCGTGCAGCTGCAGCAGGATTTGAAAAAGGAATTGATCGTGATTTTGAACCTGTTCTTTCCATGACCCCTCTTAATTGAGACAGGAGATCAAAG includes:
- the LOC128132697 gene encoding ATP synthase subunit b, chloroplastic-like, translated to MKNVTDSFVSLGHWPSAGSFGFNTDILATNLINLSVVLGVLIFFGKGVLSDLLDNRKQRILNTIRNSEELREGAIEQLEKAWARLRKVEIEADQFRVNGYSEIEREKLNLIDSTYKTLEQLENYKNETINFEQQKASNQVQQRVFQQALQGALGTLNSCLNSELHLRTISANIGILGAMKEITD
- the LOC128132943 gene encoding ATP synthase subunit alpha, chloroplastic-like, yielding MVTIQADEISNIIRERIEQYNREVKIVNTGTVLQVGDGIARIHGLDEVMAGELVEFEEGTIGIALNLESTNVGVVLMGDGLLIQEGSSVKATGRIAQIPVSEAYLGRVINALAKPIDGRGEISSSEYRLIESPAPGIISRRSVYEPLQTGLIAIDSMIPIGRGQRELIIGDRQTGKTAVATDTILNQQGKNVICVYVAIGQKASSVAQVVTNFQERGAMEYTIVVAETADSPATLQYLAPYTGAALAEYFMYRERHTSIIYDDPSKQAQAYRQMSLLLRRPPGREAYPGDVFYLHSRLLERAAKLSSLLGEGSMTALPIVETQSGDVSAYIPTNVISITDGQIFLSADVFNAGIRPALFFGKK
- the LOC128132698 gene encoding photosystem II CP43 reaction center protein; this translates as MKTLYSLRRFYPVETLFNGTLALAGRDQETTGFAWWAGNARLINLSGKLLGAHVAHAGLIVFWAGAMNLFEVAHFVPEKPMYEQGLILLPHLATLGWGVGPGGEVIDTFPYFVSGVLHLISSAVLGFGGIYHALLGPETLEESFPFFGYVWKDRNKMTTILGIHLILLGIGAFLLVFKALYFGGVYDTWAPGGGDVRKITNLTLSPSIIFGYLLKSPFGGEGWIVSVDDLEDIIGGHVWLGSICILGGIWHILTKPFAWARRALVWSGEAYLSYSLAAISVFGFIACCFVWFNNTAYPSEFYGPTGPEASQAQAFTFLVRDQRLGANVGSAQGPTGLGKYLMRSPTGEVIFGGETMRFWDLRAPWLEPLRGPNGLDLSRLKKDIQPWQERRSTEYMTHAPLGSLNSMGGVATEINAVNYVSPRSWLATSHFVLGFFFFVGHLWHAGRARAAAAGFEKGIDRDFEPVLSMTPLN